The DNA window CGGCGCACTGCCCGAACGGGAAGCTCCTTCCGGCGATCGACATCCCGCCCGTGCACGCCGACCCGGTGGTCATCCCGGAGGCGAAGCTCGGCGGCACGACCGTTCCCGCCGTCACCATCCCCGGCGTCGACATTCCCGGGCAGCGCATCCCCGCCCAGTGCACCGAGATCGCCCCGGCCCCCGGCGGCTGCCTCGGCGCTGCGTCGATCCCGCCCGTGTCCATCCCGGCCGTGGAGATCCCGCCGGTCGAGATACCCGGCGTCAACGCGGGCGGGATCAAGCTCGACCCGGTCCGGGCCGAGGGGAGGCGGGCCGAGGCGCGGCACGCCGAAGGCGTCTCCACGCCTGAGGTGTGCCAGGTCAAGCCGAAGGGCGGCGGCATCGTGCCGTTCGTGATCAGGCCGTTCATCATCCGCCCGTTCCTGATCAGGCCGTTCCTCATCCGGCCCTTCCTGATCCGGCCGCGCGCCTGCAACGACCGGAACGAGTGCGTCCCGGCCGTCGAGGTGCCCGCGCTGGAGGTGCCGGCGGTCGAGGTGCCCGCGGTGGAGATCCCGGCCGCCGAGCTGAAGGCGTACGAGGTGGGCGAGAGCGAGGTCCTGGAGGGGGACGACTCGATCGCCTTCACTTTCAAGGCCGACGTGCTGTTCGACTTCGACGAGGCGGCCGTCAAGCCCGCGGCCGCCGCCGAGCTCAGGCGCGTCGTCAGGGAGATCGCGGAGAAGGCGGAGGCGGGCGCGCCGATCAGCGTCGACGGGCACACCGACGCCAAGGGCGACGACGCCTACAACCAGGCGCTGTCCGAGCGGCGGGCCCAAGCGGTCGTCGAGTGGCTGGCGACCGAGGGCGGCCTCGAACGGTCGCGGCTGAAGGCGCGGGGATACGGCGAGACCAAGCCGGTCGTGCCGAACACCAGGCCGGACGGCTCCGACCATCCGGCGGGGCGCGCCAAGAACCGCCGCGTGGTCATCTCCACCGCGACCTGAGAACCCGCGTCCCTGGACGGCTCACCGTTGACGTTTGTTGGTATGGGCACCAAACTAACTCACGGAGTTGGCGCAGCCGTTCAAAGGAGCTTCCATGCCCTATCGCCCCCCATTGGTCGCGCACGAGTACTTTGTCGCGGATCCGCCGGAGCTGCCGGTCCGTACGCGAGGCGAGGGCGGCCTGTCGGCGGTGATCTCGGCCGAACTGGTCGCGGCCGACGGCGCCGAGGTGATGCTCAAGGCGGTCACCACGGCGGAGGAGACGCTGGTCGTCCAGGTGGGCGTGGCCGGCGAGGGCGTGATCCGGGTGCGGCTGTCGGAGGACGCGGCGGCCCGCCCCCGCTCGGCGGCGGCCATCGAGCTGGTGAACCCCGGCACGTACTCAGGGGCCCGTGCCGGGGTCGCACCGGGCGAGCCGATCGTCGTGGACGCGGGCCCGCTCCGGGCCGAGATCAGGCTCGCCCCGTGGCACCTGCGCTTCACCGACGCCGCCGGGCGGACGCTGGTCGAGCAGGACCGCGGCCACACCGACATCAGCGGCCGGCTGCGCACGCTGCCGTTCGGCCGCTCCAGCGCGGGCGGGAGCGCCGTCGCCTACCACGAGAGCTTCGCCGCCGCGCCCGACGAGGCGTTCACCGGCTTCGGCGAGTCGTTCACCCGGCTGGACAAGCGCGGGCAGCGGCCGCTCATGTGGAACTTCGACGCCTTCGGCGCGGAGTCGCAGCGCGCCTACAAGAACGTCCCCCTCTACCTGTCCAGCCGCGGCTACGGCGTCCTGCTCGACAGCGGCGCGCCGAGCGAGTTCGACGTCTGCCAGTCCACGCACAGCGTGGTGCAGCTGGTGGTGCCCGACGACGTCCTCGACTACTACGTGATCGCCGGGCCGACGCCGCCGGAGATCCTCGACCGTTACGACCGGCTGACCTGCCGGCCGGCGCTGCCGCCGAAGTGGGCGTTCGGCACCTGGATCTCCTCCGGGTTCTGCGTGGACAGCCAGGAGCGGGTGCTGAACCGGGCGCGGACGATCAGGGAGCGCGGGATCCCGTGCGACGTGCTGCATCTGGACACGTACTGGCAGAGCGACGGGCACTGGTCGGACCTGCGGTGGGACCCGGTCAACTTCCCCGAGCCGGAGCGGATGCTGGACGAGCTGCACGGGATGGGGTTCAAGGTCTGCCTGTGGATGAACCCGTACGTGTCGCACCTGAGCCCGGCGTTCGGGCCGGCTGCCAAAGCCGGATATTTCCTGAAGAACGAGCAGGGTGAGCCGTACGTCGCCGACTGCTGGCACGGCTCCTTCCCCGCCTGCGGCATCGTCGACCTGACGAACCCGGCCGCCGTCGCCTGGTTCCAGGGCCTGCTGCGCGACCTGCTGCGCCAGGGCGTGGACGCCTTCAAGACCGACTTCGCCGAGGGCGTCCCCGCCGACGCCGTCGCCGCCAACGGCATGACCGGCACCGACCTGCACAACGTCTACACCCTGCTGTTCAACGACGCCGTGGCCGACGTCACCCGCGAGGTCAACGGGCACTCCCTCGTGTGGGCGCGCTCGTCGTACCTGGGCGGGCAGCGCCACAGCGCCCAGTGGAACGGCGACACCTACACCAGCTACGCCGCCATGGGCAGCACGATCAGGGGCGGGCTCGCGCACGGCCTGTCCGGCGTGCCGTTCTGGAGCCACGACGCGGGCGGCTTCACCGGCCGCCCCAGCGACGACCTGTACGTCCGCTGGACCCAGTTCGGCGCCCTGTCCCCGCTGGTCCGCCTGCACGGCACGACCACCCGCGAGCCGTGGGAGTTCCCCGCCGTCGAGGAGCAGGCCGTGGCCGCGCTCAGGCTGCGCTACCGGCTCATGCCCTACCTCTACTCGGCGGCCGTCGAGGCCGCGGCCACCGGCGCGCCCATGATGCGGGCGCTCTGCGTGGACTTCCCCGAGGACCCGGTCGCCTGGCAGGCCGACCTCGAGTACCTGCTCGGCCGTGACCTGCTCGTCGCCCCCATGACCTCGCCGGAGGGCGTCCGCCAGGTCTACCTGCCGCGCGGCACGTGGATCGACTACTGGACCGGCGACACCCTGGGCGGCGGCCGGTACGTCACCGCCGCCAAGCCGCTCGACCAGATCCCCCTGTACGTCCGGCACGGCGCGCTCATCCCCGTCACCGACGCGGGCGACACCGTGACCGTGCCGGAGGAGATCACGCTCGTCGCCTTCGGGGGCGGCGACGGCACCACCAGCGTG is part of the Nonomuraea coxensis DSM 45129 genome and encodes:
- a CDS encoding OmpA family protein, with protein sequence MSASSRGSSATAQASGGPAAPTPTAATRTTTAPEPAHCPNGKLLPAIDIPPVHADPVVIPEAKLGGTTVPAVTIPGVDIPGQRIPAQCTEIAPAPGGCLGAASIPPVSIPAVEIPPVEIPGVNAGGIKLDPVRAEGRRAEARHAEGVSTPEVCQVKPKGGGIVPFVIRPFIIRPFLIRPFLIRPFLIRPRACNDRNECVPAVEVPALEVPAVEVPAVEIPAAELKAYEVGESEVLEGDDSIAFTFKADVLFDFDEAAVKPAAAAELRRVVREIAEKAEAGAPISVDGHTDAKGDDAYNQALSERRAQAVVEWLATEGGLERSRLKARGYGETKPVVPNTRPDGSDHPAGRAKNRRVVISTAT
- a CDS encoding TIM-barrel domain-containing protein; the protein is MPYRPPLVAHEYFVADPPELPVRTRGEGGLSAVISAELVAADGAEVMLKAVTTAEETLVVQVGVAGEGVIRVRLSEDAAARPRSAAAIELVNPGTYSGARAGVAPGEPIVVDAGPLRAEIRLAPWHLRFTDAAGRTLVEQDRGHTDISGRLRTLPFGRSSAGGSAVAYHESFAAAPDEAFTGFGESFTRLDKRGQRPLMWNFDAFGAESQRAYKNVPLYLSSRGYGVLLDSGAPSEFDVCQSTHSVVQLVVPDDVLDYYVIAGPTPPEILDRYDRLTCRPALPPKWAFGTWISSGFCVDSQERVLNRARTIRERGIPCDVLHLDTYWQSDGHWSDLRWDPVNFPEPERMLDELHGMGFKVCLWMNPYVSHLSPAFGPAAKAGYFLKNEQGEPYVADCWHGSFPACGIVDLTNPAAVAWFQGLLRDLLRQGVDAFKTDFAEGVPADAVAANGMTGTDLHNVYTLLFNDAVADVTREVNGHSLVWARSSYLGGQRHSAQWNGDTYTSYAAMGSTIRGGLAHGLSGVPFWSHDAGGFTGRPSDDLYVRWTQFGALSPLVRLHGTTTREPWEFPAVEEQAVAALRLRYRLMPYLYSAAVEAAATGAPMMRALCVDFPEDPVAWQADLEYLLGRDLLVAPMTSPEGVRQVYLPRGTWIDYWTGDTLGGGRYVTAAKPLDQIPLYVRHGALIPVTDAGDTVTVPEEITLVAFGGGDGTTSVHDEDGVTFAVATRHGDELRVAVTGPKRVTGIEIVPVAGAPARAVLR